Proteins encoded within one genomic window of Mesobacillus subterraneus:
- a CDS encoding DMT family transporter produces MNNGAILAIVSSLIFSIMNALVKEVSDTIPVAEIVFFRSIIGTVLIYILMKNSKVSFSATGIPMLALRGLLGALYLIAYFYTIFKIPLADASILAHLSPFFAVAFSIFLLKEKIPKGVLYIMPLALIGMVLLVKPFEFSSYSLYALIGVISAFFAGAAATSIRYLSSRHHSYEIVFYFLATATVVSIPMIWNNMVIPSIRDLFLLICIGVVSLIGQIYLTKSLTHANVIVVEITRYIGIVFNAMWGLLFWAEVPDTFTFLGGLLIIASCIALSRMKDHSPETKLN; encoded by the coding sequence ATGAATAATGGTGCTATTTTAGCAATTGTTTCATCTTTAATCTTCAGCATAATGAATGCACTAGTTAAAGAAGTTAGTGATACCATTCCTGTTGCTGAAATTGTATTTTTTAGAAGCATTATTGGAACAGTTTTAATTTACATACTCATGAAAAACAGTAAAGTTTCATTTTCTGCCACTGGAATTCCAATGCTTGCGTTGCGTGGACTGCTAGGTGCACTATATTTAATCGCCTATTTTTATACAATTTTTAAAATTCCGCTTGCTGATGCTAGTATTCTGGCCCACTTGTCACCATTTTTTGCTGTTGCCTTTTCTATTTTTCTTTTAAAGGAAAAGATTCCAAAGGGTGTTTTATACATAATGCCGCTTGCATTAATAGGAATGGTCTTGCTTGTAAAGCCATTTGAGTTTTCATCATACTCACTATACGCATTAATTGGAGTTATAAGCGCATTTTTTGCTGGGGCAGCCGCAACAAGCATCCGTTATTTAAGCAGCAGGCACCATTCATATGAAATTGTATTTTATTTTTTAGCTACCGCAACCGTAGTGTCCATACCAATGATTTGGAATAACATGGTTATACCTTCAATAAGAGACCTTTTCCTACTCATTTGCATAGGAGTCGTGTCATTAATAGGACAAATCTATTTAACGAAGTCGTTAACCCATGCAAATGTGATCGTAGTTGAGATTACTAGATATATTGGTATTGTGTTTAATGCAATGTGGGGGCTATTGTTTTGGGCAGAGGTACCCGACACGTTCACATTTCTAGGTGGTCTGCTGATCATTGCTTCATGTATTGCATTATCACGAATGAAAGATCACTCACCAGAGACTAAGCTTAATTAA
- a CDS encoding redox-sensing transcriptional repressor Rex: MTNDAMKIPQATAKRLPLYYRFLLNLHSSGKQRVSSAELSEAVKVDSATIRRDFSYFGALGKKGYGYNVNYLLSFFRKTLDQDELTKVALIGVGNLGTAFLNYNFSKNNNTKIEIAFDVDPGKVNTKIGDVAVYHMDDLDRVVVEEGIQVAILTVPSAVAQPITDRLVQANIKGILNFTPARLNVPPSIRIHHIDLAVELQSLIYFLKHYPTDTETTESVE, translated from the coding sequence ATGACGAATGATGCTATGAAGATTCCGCAGGCAACCGCAAAACGTTTGCCACTGTATTACCGGTTCTTATTGAACTTGCATTCTTCAGGAAAGCAAAGGGTATCATCCGCGGAGCTAAGTGAAGCGGTAAAAGTGGATTCAGCAACAATCCGAAGAGATTTTTCCTACTTTGGAGCTTTAGGTAAAAAGGGATACGGCTACAATGTGAATTACCTGCTTTCCTTTTTCCGTAAGACATTGGATCAGGATGAACTGACGAAGGTTGCCTTGATTGGTGTCGGTAATCTGGGAACAGCATTTTTGAATTATAATTTTTCAAAAAACAATAATACTAAAATTGAGATTGCTTTTGATGTGGATCCTGGTAAGGTTAACACGAAGATCGGCGACGTGGCAGTGTATCACATGGATGATCTTGACAGGGTTGTCGTCGAGGAAGGAATCCAGGTGGCTATCTTGACTGTTCCTTCAGCGGTAGCACAGCCGATAACAGACCGATTGGTGCAGGCGAATATCAAGGGAATTCTGAACTTCACGCCGGCAAGGCTGAATGTGCCGCCTTCCATCAGAATCCATCACATTGATTTGGCGGTTGAATTGCAGTCATTGATTTATTTCTTAAAACATTATCCAACAGATACGGAAACAACTGAATCAGTGGAATAA
- the rimI gene encoding ribosomal protein S18-alanine N-acetyltransferase, translating into MNKTITIRNMTVDDLDQVMEVEVNSFTIPWSREAFFNELTKNQFAQYLIVEVDQKVVGYCGVWIIIDEAHITNIAVLPEYRGLKLGGALMGKVMELAREFGVLRVTLEVRVSNGRAQKLYRKFGFEEGAIRKQYYTDNMEDALVMWVNL; encoded by the coding sequence ATGAATAAAACGATAACGATCCGCAATATGACGGTTGATGATCTGGATCAAGTGATGGAAGTAGAGGTTAATTCCTTTACCATTCCATGGAGCAGGGAAGCATTTTTCAATGAATTGACGAAGAATCAGTTTGCACAGTATCTAATAGTAGAAGTGGACCAGAAGGTAGTCGGCTACTGTGGAGTGTGGATCATCATTGATGAGGCACATATTACAAATATTGCCGTGCTTCCGGAATACAGAGGATTGAAGCTGGGTGGGGCGCTTATGGGCAAGGTAATGGAACTGGCTCGTGAGTTCGGCGTATTAAGAGTGACGCTTGAAGTCAGGGTTAGCAATGGAAGGGCCCAAAAACTTTATCGCAAGTTTGGATTTGAAGAAGGGGCTATTAGAAAACAGTATTATACAGACAATATGGAAGACGCTTTAGTAATGTGGGTGAATTTATAA
- the tsaE gene encoding tRNA (adenosine(37)-N6)-threonylcarbamoyltransferase complex ATPase subunit type 1 TsaE, with the protein MASYQFISKQPEETKDFAKRLAGLLQAGDVIALEGDLGAGKTTFTKGLAEGLGITRNVNSPTFTIIKEYQGRLPLYHMDVYRVEDAFEDLGFEEYFEGNGVTVVEWAHLIGAQLPEERLLLQLFLDEDGARRIVAEPRGNRYEELCKEIF; encoded by the coding sequence ATGGCGAGTTATCAATTCATTTCAAAGCAACCAGAAGAAACAAAAGATTTTGCCAAGAGGCTTGCTGGTCTTCTTCAAGCCGGGGATGTGATTGCCCTTGAAGGGGATTTAGGTGCAGGGAAGACGACTTTTACAAAAGGCCTTGCAGAAGGATTGGGAATCACCAGGAATGTGAACAGTCCTACTTTTACAATTATCAAGGAGTACCAGGGACGTCTTCCTTTGTACCATATGGATGTATACCGTGTGGAAGATGCCTTTGAAGATCTTGGTTTTGAAGAATACTTTGAAGGTAATGGGGTGACGGTCGTAGAATGGGCTCATTTAATTGGAGCTCAGTTGCCTGAAGAGCGATTGCTCCTTCAATTATTTCTTGATGAAGATGGCGCTAGAAGAATCGTTGCTGAGCCAAGGGGCAATCGATATGAAGAATTATGTAAGGAGATTTTTTAA
- a CDS encoding CPBP family intramembrane glutamic endopeptidase, which yields MKKEYWYVIIAYIAMQLSSLIGIPIVAIIGAAMGKSLEEMETLSIPYWLVISFSLTLVIVLLLLRKERKTEADLRDASSPASSAAWAFAGVFLALFAQSIAANIENMLGIEMGSENTQEIIKLIEMFPVIILVSSIIGPILEEIVFRKIIFGSLHKKMNFFFSALISSVIFALAHMEPEHVILYSAMGFTFAFLYVKTKRIIVPIIAHVTMNTMVVLLQSVFREDIERMIKEAEKIQSFIGGF from the coding sequence TTGAAAAAGGAATACTGGTACGTCATTATTGCCTATATTGCCATGCAGCTTTCTAGCTTGATTGGCATCCCGATTGTTGCCATTATCGGAGCTGCAATGGGAAAAAGCCTTGAGGAAATGGAGACACTCTCAATTCCATACTGGCTCGTAATCAGCTTTTCACTGACACTTGTGATCGTGCTTCTGCTTCTAAGGAAAGAACGCAAGACAGAGGCTGACCTACGTGATGCTTCATCTCCGGCAAGTTCTGCTGCCTGGGCTTTCGCAGGTGTATTCCTTGCTCTGTTCGCACAATCAATAGCTGCCAACATCGAAAATATGCTTGGCATCGAAATGGGCTCGGAGAATACACAGGAAATCATTAAACTGATTGAAATGTTCCCAGTCATCATTTTGGTCAGCTCAATTATCGGCCCAATATTAGAGGAAATCGTCTTTCGTAAAATCATATTTGGCAGTCTGCATAAGAAAATGAATTTCTTTTTCTCCGCGCTGATCAGCTCTGTCATTTTTGCGCTTGCGCATATGGAGCCGGAGCATGTGATCCTGTACTCAGCGATGGGCTTCACCTTTGCTTTCCTTTATGTCAAAACGAAACGGATCATCGTGCCGATAATCGCCCACGTTACTATGAATACAATGGTTGTCCTGCTTCAATCTGTATTTAGGGAAGACATTGAGAGAATGATAAAAGAAGCAGAGAAAATTCAAAGCTTTATTGGGGGATTTTAA
- the groES gene encoding co-chaperone GroES, with protein sequence MIKPLGDRIIIELVESEEKTASGIVLPDTAKEKPQEGKVVAVGTGRVLENGERIALEVEVGNRIIFSKYAGTEVKYQGTEYLILRENDILAVVE encoded by the coding sequence TTGATCAAGCCACTAGGAGATCGCATTATTATCGAGCTTGTTGAGTCTGAAGAAAAAACTGCAAGCGGTATCGTTTTACCCGACACAGCGAAAGAAAAACCTCAAGAAGGTAAAGTCGTAGCTGTTGGAACTGGCCGTGTACTTGAAAACGGTGAGCGCATTGCTCTTGAAGTTGAAGTCGGTAACCGCATTATCTTCTCAAAATACGCAGGCACAGAAGTGAAGTACCAGGGAACTGAGTACCTGATCCTACGTGAAAACGACATTCTAGCAGTAGTGGAATAG
- the groL gene encoding chaperonin GroEL (60 kDa chaperone family; promotes refolding of misfolded polypeptides especially under stressful conditions; forms two stacked rings of heptamers to form a barrel-shaped 14mer; ends can be capped by GroES; misfolded proteins enter the barrel where they are refolded when GroES binds) yields MAKEIKFSEEARRAMLRGVDSLANAVKVTLGPKGRNVVLEKKFGSPLITNDGVTIAKEIELEDAFENMGAKLVAEVASKTNDVAGDGTTTATVLAQAMIREGLKNVTAGANPMGIRKGMEKAVITAVEELKAISKPIEGKASIAQVAAISAADEEVGQLIAEAMERVGNDGVITIEESKGFTTELDVVEGMQFDRGYASPYMVTDSDKMEAVLENPYILITDKKIGSIQEILPVLEQVVQQGKPLLLVAEDVEGEALATLVVNKLRGTFNAVAVKAPGFGDRRKAMLEDIAALTGGEVITEELGRDLKTATITSLGRASKVVVTKENTTIVEGAGDSAQIASRVNQIRVQMEETTSEFDREKLQERLAKLAGGVAVIKVGAATETELKERKLRIEDALNSTRAAVEEGIVSGGGVALLNVYNKVAGIQAEGDEATGVNIVLRAMEEPVRQIAHNAGLEGSVIVERLKREEVGTGFNAATGEWVNMIESGIVDPTKVTRYALQNAASVSAMFLTTEAVVADIPEEGGVGMPDMSGMGGMGGMM; encoded by the coding sequence ATGGCAAAAGAAATTAAGTTCAGTGAAGAAGCACGCCGCGCGATGCTTCGCGGGGTTGACTCTCTTGCAAATGCAGTAAAAGTAACTCTTGGACCAAAGGGACGCAACGTGGTTCTTGAGAAGAAATTCGGTTCACCGCTTATCACGAACGATGGCGTAACAATCGCAAAAGAAATCGAGCTTGAAGATGCATTCGAAAACATGGGTGCTAAGCTTGTTGCTGAAGTAGCGAGCAAGACGAACGACGTTGCTGGTGACGGTACAACTACTGCAACAGTTCTTGCTCAAGCGATGATTCGTGAAGGTCTTAAGAACGTAACTGCCGGCGCTAACCCAATGGGCATCCGCAAAGGTATGGAGAAGGCTGTTATTACAGCTGTTGAAGAGCTGAAGGCTATCTCTAAGCCAATCGAAGGCAAAGCTTCTATCGCACAAGTTGCTGCGATTTCTGCTGCTGACGAAGAAGTTGGCCAATTAATTGCTGAAGCGATGGAGCGCGTTGGCAACGACGGCGTTATCACAATCGAAGAATCTAAAGGCTTCACTACAGAATTGGACGTTGTTGAAGGTATGCAGTTCGACCGCGGATATGCATCTCCTTACATGGTAACTGATTCTGACAAGATGGAAGCAGTTCTTGAAAACCCATATATCTTGATCACTGACAAGAAAATCGGCAGCATCCAGGAAATCCTTCCTGTTCTTGAGCAGGTTGTACAGCAAGGCAAGCCATTATTGCTTGTTGCTGAAGATGTTGAAGGTGAAGCACTTGCTACATTAGTAGTCAACAAGCTTCGCGGAACATTCAACGCAGTAGCTGTTAAAGCTCCTGGCTTTGGTGACCGCCGTAAGGCTATGCTTGAAGACATCGCTGCATTAACTGGCGGTGAAGTGATCACTGAAGAGCTTGGACGTGACCTTAAGACTGCTACAATCACTTCTCTTGGACGCGCTTCTAAAGTGGTGGTTACGAAAGAAAACACAACAATCGTTGAAGGTGCTGGAGACAGCGCTCAAATCGCAAGCCGCGTAAACCAGATCCGCGTTCAAATGGAAGAAACAACTTCTGAATTTGACCGTGAAAAGCTGCAAGAGCGCCTTGCTAAGCTAGCTGGCGGTGTTGCAGTCATCAAGGTTGGTGCTGCTACTGAAACTGAATTGAAAGAACGCAAGCTTCGCATTGAAGATGCTCTTAACTCAACTCGCGCTGCAGTTGAAGAAGGAATTGTATCAGGCGGTGGCGTAGCGCTTCTGAACGTCTACAACAAAGTAGCTGGAATCCAGGCTGAAGGCGACGAAGCTACTGGCGTGAACATCGTCCTTCGTGCAATGGAAGAACCAGTTCGCCAAATCGCTCACAACGCTGGCCTTGAAGGATCAGTCATCGTTGAGCGCCTGAAGCGCGAAGAAGTCGGCACAGGCTTCAACGCTGCAACTGGCGAGTGGGTAAACATGATCGAATCCGGTATCGTGGACCCAACTAAAGTGACTCGTTATGCACTTCAAAACGCAGCATCCGTATCTGCAATGTTCTTGACTACTGAAGCAGTAGTTGCTGACATTCCAGAAGAAGGCGGCGTTGGCATGCCTGACATGAGCGGCATGGGCGGAATGGGCGGCATGATGTAA
- a CDS encoding YdiK family protein — MKQSPLFSGIVYILLGSLFTYFAIQNVTETGWGFFSYLLVALATFDFGSGIRMIMFHFKLKNVQKK; from the coding sequence ATGAAGCAATCGCCTTTATTCTCAGGCATTGTCTACATCTTGTTAGGCAGCTTGTTTACCTATTTTGCCATCCAGAATGTAACCGAGACAGGCTGGGGATTCTTTAGCTATTTACTTGTTGCCCTAGCCACGTTCGATTTTGGATCAGGCATTAGAATGATCATGTTCCATTTCAAACTGAAGAATGTACAGAAAAAATAG
- a CDS encoding ABC-F family ATP-binding cassette domain-containing protein → MILLQVNQLSKYFAADLILSNIKFEIQTNDRVALVGRNGAGKSTLLKIIAGYEAHDGGEIIRPKGTMIGYLAQNTGLESEKSIWDEMLAVFDHLHSMEKDLRRLEEKMSDPDILSNQTEYDRVLKDYDLLQVQFKEKGGYQYEADIRSVLHGLNFHSFDYSTKISTLSGGQKTRLALAKLLLTRPDILILDEPTNHLDIDTLSWLEQYLQGYNGAILIVSHDRYFLDKVVNQVYEISRHQLTKFPGNYSSYLEQKAANYERDLKLFEKQQDEINKLQDFIQRNLARASTTKRAQSRRKQLEKIDRMDRPKGDEKSASFSFQIERQSGNDVLKADTLAVGYQNDIVSENITFNLSRGDSTALVGPNGVGKSTLLKTIVEKLPSITGNIQYGSNVSIGYYDQEQAELSSNKKVLNELWDEYPLKSEKEIRTVLGNFLFSGDDVLKIVSTLSGGEKARLALAKLMLQYSNFLILDEPTNHLDLDSKEVLENALIDYPGTILFVSHDRYFINRIATKVLELDRGGSTEYLGDYDYYVEKKLEQEELKALAEQAAKASGSAVDNSKQDKTSYQQDKEAKKLERQRKRRMEEVEARIEQLELEVAEYEELLCDPEIFQDHEKAGEINSKIEATKETLDELMEEWTELA, encoded by the coding sequence ATGATTTTATTACAGGTTAATCAGCTATCAAAATATTTTGCTGCTGATCTTATTTTATCGAATATAAAGTTTGAAATACAGACCAACGACCGTGTCGCGCTTGTTGGAAGGAATGGCGCAGGAAAATCAACCCTGCTGAAGATCATCGCCGGGTATGAAGCTCATGATGGCGGTGAAATCATCCGTCCTAAAGGGACAATGATTGGCTATCTCGCTCAGAATACCGGACTTGAATCCGAAAAAAGCATCTGGGATGAAATGCTGGCTGTTTTTGACCATCTGCACAGCATGGAAAAAGACTTACGCAGATTGGAAGAAAAAATGTCGGATCCTGACATTCTCTCCAACCAGACAGAATACGACAGGGTTTTGAAAGATTATGACTTGCTTCAGGTTCAGTTCAAGGAAAAAGGCGGCTACCAGTATGAAGCCGATATTCGTTCCGTCCTGCACGGTCTGAACTTCCATTCTTTTGATTATTCCACAAAAATATCCACTTTAAGCGGTGGACAGAAAACTAGACTCGCATTGGCGAAGCTTTTGTTGACCCGTCCGGATATTTTGATTCTAGATGAACCGACGAACCACCTGGATATTGACACGCTGTCCTGGCTTGAGCAGTATTTGCAGGGCTATAACGGAGCCATTCTGATCGTTTCACACGATCGCTACTTCCTTGATAAGGTTGTGAACCAGGTTTATGAAATCTCTCGTCACCAGCTGACGAAGTTTCCTGGCAATTACAGCTCGTATTTAGAACAGAAAGCCGCGAATTACGAACGTGATCTGAAACTTTTTGAGAAACAGCAGGATGAGATCAACAAGCTTCAGGATTTTATCCAGAGGAACCTGGCCAGGGCATCTACAACCAAGCGTGCTCAGAGCCGCCGGAAACAGCTTGAAAAAATAGACCGCATGGACAGGCCCAAGGGCGATGAAAAATCCGCCTCATTCAGCTTTCAAATCGAACGCCAGAGCGGTAATGATGTTCTCAAAGCCGATACACTTGCTGTCGGGTATCAGAATGATATCGTATCAGAAAATATCACGTTCAATCTTTCACGTGGAGACAGCACGGCACTGGTTGGACCGAATGGCGTTGGTAAATCAACTTTATTAAAAACAATTGTTGAGAAACTGCCTTCGATTACAGGGAATATTCAATACGGTTCCAATGTATCGATTGGCTACTATGATCAGGAACAGGCAGAGCTTAGCTCGAACAAAAAGGTGTTGAATGAACTCTGGGATGAATACCCATTGAAGTCCGAAAAAGAGATACGTACAGTCCTGGGGAACTTCTTATTCTCAGGAGACGATGTCCTAAAAATCGTTTCCACCCTGAGCGGTGGCGAAAAAGCGCGCTTGGCACTTGCCAAGCTGATGCTGCAATATTCAAATTTCCTTATTTTGGATGAGCCAACAAACCACCTCGACCTTGATAGCAAAGAAGTCCTTGAGAATGCACTTATTGATTATCCAGGTACCATCCTGTTCGTCTCACATGACCGCTATTTTATCAACAGGATTGCGACAAAGGTCCTTGAGCTAGACCGTGGTGGCTCAACTGAATACCTTGGCGATTACGATTATTACGTAGAGAAAAAGCTTGAGCAGGAAGAGCTGAAAGCACTGGCCGAGCAGGCCGCCAAAGCTTCAGGAAGTGCTGTGGACAACTCAAAGCAAGACAAGACCTCCTACCAACAGGACAAAGAAGCCAAAAAACTCGAACGCCAGCGCAAACGCCGCATGGAAGAAGTGGAAGCAAGAATTGAACAGCTAGAGTTGGAAGTCGCTGAATATGAAGAATTGCTTTGTGATCCTGAAATCTTCCAGGATCACGAAAAAGCTGGAGAAATCAATAGCAAAATTGAAGCCACAAAAGAGACACTCGATGAATTGATGGAAGAGTGGACAGAGCTGGCTTAG
- the moaC gene encoding cyclic pyranopterin monophosphate synthase MoaC, which yields MAEFTHFNEEGRAKMVDVSEKPETVRTAVAHSSITVNEDIYSRITENKMKKGDVLAVAQVAGIMAAKKTSEIIPMCHPIPLTGIDLSFDWEQNGNDYILNIAAAVKTKGNTGVEMEALTAASACALTVYDMCKAVDKGMVIGKTYLVEKTGGKNGDFKREEKLR from the coding sequence ATGGCAGAATTTACTCACTTTAATGAAGAGGGCAGAGCGAAAATGGTCGATGTCAGTGAAAAACCAGAGACGGTCCGCACAGCAGTCGCCCATTCAAGCATAACCGTGAACGAAGATATATATAGTAGAATCACTGAAAATAAGATGAAAAAAGGGGATGTACTGGCTGTCGCGCAGGTAGCGGGCATCATGGCAGCAAAAAAGACATCTGAAATCATCCCAATGTGCCACCCTATTCCTTTGACAGGGATTGACCTTTCATTCGATTGGGAGCAAAATGGTAATGACTATATCTTAAATATCGCCGCAGCTGTAAAAACAAAAGGGAATACAGGTGTAGAAATGGAAGCGTTAACAGCAGCTTCAGCATGTGCGCTGACTGTTTATGATATGTGCAAGGCCGTTGATAAAGGCATGGTGATTGGCAAGACGTATCTGGTCGAAAAAACCGGCGGTAAAAACGGTGATTTCAAGAGAGAAGAAAAGTTGAGATAG
- the tsaD gene encoding tRNA (adenosine(37)-N6)-threonylcarbamoyltransferase complex transferase subunit TsaD, whose protein sequence is MTKDQLIMGIETSCDETAIAIVKNGREILANVVASQIESHKRFGGVVPEIASRHHVEQITLVLEEALAQANVDIKDLDAIAVTKGPGLVGALLIGVNAAKALAFANGIPLIGVHHIAGHIYANRLVTEMNFPLLSLVVSGGHTELVYMKEHGHFEVIGETRDDAAGEAYDKVARTLHLPYPGGPHIDRLAHEGKATIDLPRAWLEEGSYDFSFSGLKSAVINVVHNARQKGEEIAPEELAASFQASVIDVLVTKTQKAVKEYGVKQVLLAGGVAANRGLREKLSTDFADSDVEIVIPPLSLCTDNAAMIAAAGSVFYEKGQRADLTLNGNPGLEITIHN, encoded by the coding sequence ATGACAAAAGATCAATTAATAATGGGAATAGAGACGAGCTGTGATGAGACGGCTATAGCGATTGTGAAAAATGGACGGGAAATCCTTGCGAATGTCGTCGCCTCTCAGATTGAGAGTCATAAGCGATTCGGCGGCGTAGTTCCAGAGATTGCATCAAGGCATCATGTTGAACAGATTACGCTTGTATTAGAAGAAGCATTAGCACAGGCAAATGTGGATATTAAAGACCTGGATGCCATTGCGGTAACGAAAGGACCAGGCCTGGTGGGTGCATTATTAATCGGGGTAAACGCAGCCAAAGCGCTGGCGTTTGCGAATGGCATTCCACTGATTGGTGTACATCATATTGCCGGCCATATTTATGCGAACCGGCTTGTAACGGAGATGAACTTCCCGCTGCTGTCACTTGTAGTTTCTGGCGGGCACACGGAGCTCGTATATATGAAGGAGCACGGTCATTTCGAGGTTATTGGCGAGACAAGGGATGACGCAGCAGGTGAAGCCTATGATAAGGTTGCAAGGACATTGCATCTTCCATATCCGGGTGGGCCGCATATCGACAGACTTGCTCATGAAGGAAAGGCGACAATTGACCTCCCCCGTGCATGGCTAGAGGAAGGCTCTTATGATTTTAGCTTTAGCGGGCTGAAATCGGCTGTGATCAATGTTGTGCATAACGCAAGGCAAAAGGGTGAAGAAATTGCTCCTGAAGAACTAGCAGCCAGTTTCCAGGCAAGCGTTATAGATGTACTTGTCACTAAAACTCAAAAAGCTGTGAAGGAATATGGAGTAAAACAGGTTCTGCTTGCTGGAGGAGTTGCGGCGAATAGAGGTTTGAGGGAGAAATTATCCACAGATTTTGCTGATTCAGATGTGGAAATTGTTATTCCACCATTGTCTTTATGCACAGATAATGCTGCGATGATTGCAGCTGCAGGAAGTGTTTTTTATGAAAAAGGCCAACGCGCCGATTTAACTTTGAATGGAAATCCAGGTCTAGAGATAACTATCCACAACTAA